From one Candidatus Woesearchaeota archaeon genomic stretch:
- the fen gene encoding flap endonuclease-1, with the protein MGVQITELFQKKEIGFKELSGKTIAIDAHLALYQFLSTIRQRDGTPLIDMKGNVTSHLMGIFTRSASLLEKGIKLIYVFDGKPPELKRRTIEERKAVKIEAQKRFDAAAEKGDLSEMHKFAMRTSRLTPEMIAESKELISAMGIPIVQAPSEGEAQAAHIVKSGKAYAVGSQDADSLLFGAERLVRNLSISSRRKIPGTVAYTSTSPELIELSALLNSLGIDREGLIALSMLVGTDFNPKGIKGIGQKGALKLVKQFGKNFDAMFASVKWSEYFSFPWQDVFDLIKNMPITDDYPLDFRSPEIERIKEILCDKHDFSKERIESGLGKTIDNSEKKSQKGLSDFF; encoded by the coding sequence ATGGGAGTACAGATAACAGAGCTCTTCCAGAAGAAGGAGATAGGATTTAAGGAGCTTTCAGGAAAGACAATTGCAATAGACGCTCACCTTGCGCTATACCAATTTCTGTCAACAATTAGGCAGCGCGACGGAACTCCCCTTATTGACATGAAGGGAAATGTCACAAGCCACCTCATGGGAATCTTCACAAGAAGCGCAAGCCTGCTGGAAAAGGGGATAAAGCTCATATATGTTTTTGACGGAAAGCCGCCTGAACTAAAGAGGAGAACAATTGAGGAGAGAAAGGCAGTGAAGATTGAAGCGCAGAAGAGATTTGATGCTGCAGCAGAAAAGGGCGATTTATCAGAGATGCACAAGTTTGCAATGAGAACATCAAGACTTACGCCTGAAATGATTGCAGAGTCAAAGGAATTAATCTCTGCAATGGGAATTCCCATTGTGCAGGCGCCCTCTGAAGGGGAAGCCCAGGCAGCGCATATTGTCAAATCAGGAAAGGCGTATGCAGTCGGCTCTCAGGATGCTGACTCGCTTCTGTTCGGCGCAGAAAGGCTTGTCAGGAATCTTAGCATAAGCTCAAGAAGGAAGATTCCGGGAACAGTTGCATATACATCAACATCCCCTGAACTCATTGAGCTTTCAGCGCTCTTAAACTCGCTTGGAATAGACAGGGAAGGATTGATTGCGCTCTCAATGCTTGTTGGAACTGACTTCAACCCAAAAGGAATAAAGGGAATAGGGCAGAAGGGCGCATTAAAGCTTGTGAAACAGTTTGGAAAGAATTTTGACGCAATGTTTGCAAGCGTTAAATGGAGCGAATACTTCAGCTTTCCCTGGCAGGATGTTTTTGATTTGATAAAAAATATGCCAATAACAGATGACTACCCCCTTGATTTCAGAAGCCCTGAAATTGAGAGGATTAAAGAAATTCTGTGCGATAAGCATGATTTTTCCAAGGAAAGGATTGAATCAGGGCTTGGAAAGACAATTGACAACTCAGAGAAAAAGAGCCAGAAGGGGCTTTCTGATTTTTTTTAA